A stretch of Lathyrus oleraceus cultivar Zhongwan6 chromosome 6, CAAS_Psat_ZW6_1.0, whole genome shotgun sequence DNA encodes these proteins:
- the LOC127092149 gene encoding plastid-lipid-associated protein 6, chloroplastic has product MASLNLLHHPSTSISSSSSCCLFPRSFIPRNNNLTPKGGSNHIKQSLIVKSVAGGPFTDGTIPIPSNPFDAIPSLKLNLLSAVSGLNRGLAANEEDLQKADAAAKELEDAGGLVDLTDNLDKLQGRWKLIYSSAFSSRTLGGSRPGPPIGRLLPITLGQVFQRIDILSKDFDNIVELQFGAPWPLPPLEATATLAHKFELIGSSKIKIIFEKTTVKTTGNFSQLPPLEVPQLPEALRPKSNRGSGDFEVTYLDADTRVTRGDRGELRVFVIS; this is encoded by the exons ATGGCttctctcaatctccttcatCACCCTTCAACTTCTatatcatcttcttcttcttgttGTTTATTTCCCAGAAGTTTTATTCCCCGCAACAACAATCTCACTCCAAAGGGTGGTAGTAACCATATCAAACAATCGCTTATTGTTAAATCTGTTGCAGGTGGCCCATTTACCGATGGAACTATTCCAATTCCTTCTAATCCATTTGATGCTATCCCCTCCTTAAAGCTCAATCTTCTG AGTGCTGTTTCTGGGCTAAATAGAGGTCTTGCGGCAAATGAAGAAGACCTGCAAAAGGCAGATGCTGCGGCTAAGGAACTCGAAGATGCTGGAGGGTTGGTAGACCTCACAGATAACCTTGataaattgcaaggaagatgGAAACTGATATATAGCAGCGCGTTCTCCTCTCGTACTCTAGGTGGGAGCCGGCCTGGACCTCCCATAGGAAGGCTCCTTCCCATAACTCTTGGACAG GTTTTTCAACGAATTGACATCTTAAGCAAAGACTTTGACAATATAGTGGAGCTTCAGTTTGGTGCTCCGTGGCCTCTTCCACCCCTCGAAGCAACCGCCACATTAGCTCACAAATTTGAACTCATAG GATCTTCGAAGATCAAGATAATATTCGAGAAAACCACGGTGAAAACAACTGGGAATTTTTCACAGTTGCCGCCGTTAGAGGTACCTCAACTTCCAGAGGCATTAAGGCCAAAATCTAATAGAGGAAGTGGTGATTTTGAAGTTACATATCTTGACGCAGATACCCGCGTCACGAGAGGAGATAGAGGCGAGCTAAGAGTCTTTGTGATTTCATAA